The sequence CTGTCAGTGGCTTACTCACCGCTCAAGATGTTATTCCGGCGCTACGAGCATCTGGTTGCGAACGGGCCTTATTACCGCGTGTGATGTTTGACTACACCGGCGAACGCTCGATTGATGACTATTCACCGCACCAGATCGGTGCTGCGGCTGGTATGCCGGTTGCGATAGCTGGTGAAGCTACCGAACTAGCCCGCTACATACAGGCTCTGGCCCGAAGCGACAGATAACTCAAGGCATCCAGACACTCTCAACGGCCGTGGCTCTTAACAAAGAAAAGGGAGCACACTATGGCGGTCTGGGAAAAGCAGCCACAAAGGTTTCTCGAGATCATCCAACGTGCTAATCAGATTGCTGCCAGCACTCAGCTCGATGACCTGCTTGATCATCTCCTTGATCTGATTATCGAGATTACCGCTTCAGAAGCCGGTACACTCTACCTGTACGACGCTGCCACCGATGAATTGATTTTCAAAGTGGTCAAAGGTAGTCCGGCTGGAGAAACACTTATCGGACGCCGATTACCGGCAAACACTGGTCTCGCCGGTTATGCTCTGCAACACCGCCAGCCTTTTTTTGTGGAAGATGTTGCCAACCACCCGCGCTGGAACCGCTCATTCGGCGAAATGGGTGAGTTGACGTTGCACACAATGTTCTGTATTCCGCTGATGTTACGCGGCGAGCCGGTAGGTGTCGTACAGGTCTTCAATTTACCGTTCACATCGATAGATGATCAGGATGAGATACTCTTGCTTGAGGTGCTGACTTCACGGCTGGTCACTGAAATTGAGAAGGCACGTTTACTGGAAGAGACTCGCCGGCGTGAACGCCGCCAGCATGCATTGGTTGAGATCGTATCGCGGTTGACGACCACTCTTGAGCGCGATGAACTGTTGCGCCGAATTATGAACTACGCCTGTGAATTGTTGGCAGTTGAGGCTGCATCGATCTGGTTGATTGACCAAAAACGCAATGATCTGGTATTACACATTGCTGGTGGTAAAGATCAAGAGCGAGTGGAATCGTTGCGCGTTCCGCGTGGTCAGGGCATTATTGGGTATGTCATCGAAACCGGTGAAACCGTCGTAGTAAACGATGTGCAGCGTGACCATCGTTTTTACAAACGTCTCGACCAGCAGAGTGGTTTTCAGACCCGGGCTATTCTGTGTGTTCCGCTCCGTGCTCCCCGGATCGTGCTCGGTGGTGAACGTGGTGAAGTAGAGGGTAGGATCATTGGCGGAGCGCAAGCACTTAATCCACGAAACGGCCAACCTTTTTCAGCAGAAGATATAACCCTCTTCCAAACCCTTGCCTCGCAGGCGGCGACGGTGATTCGCCTGGCCGAACTGTACAGAGAGACCGATAGTCTGTTCACCCGTATGATCGAAGCCATTACCGGCGCCATCGACTTAAAAGACCCCTACACCCGTGGTCATAGTCAGCGAGTAAGCGATTTTTCAGTTGCTATTGGTCAGGAATTAGGACTCTCGCACGAACAACTCTATCAACTACGAATCGCAAGTAAACTACACGACGTGGGAAAAATTCGGGTACCCGACCATATTCTCAAGAAACCCGGTCGGCTTAGCGAAGAAGAATTTGTCGAGATGCGACAACACCCGGTTTATGGGCTTGAATTTCTGCGTGATAATGGTTTGCTAGAACTTGATCTGTTGCGCGAATCTTGGACGGCACTGGCTCAGCATCACGAGCGGCTCGATGGGCGTGGCTATCCGTTTGGGCTTAAGGGTGAAGACATCTCGCTCTTCGGGCGTATCGTTGCCGTGGCCGATGTCTTTGATGCCCTCACCAGCCACCGGCCTTATCGACCACCAATGCCTACCGAAGAGGCGCTGGCGCTCTTACAACGAGGAGCCGGTACTGAGTTCGATCCACTCTGCGTCGAAGCGTTGATCAGGGCACGCAGCAGAGGAACTATTCTTACCCAGGATGAACGTGAAAAAGTAGCGACAGCCTAGAGGAGCGAGATAATAATGCGTGTACTGTTGATTGATAACTACGATTCATTTACCTACAATTTGTACCAGTACCTGTGCGAATTGGGAGCAGAGGTCGAAGTTGTGCGGAACGACCAGATAACAGTAACCGAAGTCGCCCAGCGACATCCTGACCGTATCGTGATCAGTCCTGGCCCCTGTACCCCGGCTGAAGCCGGGATTAGCGTCGAAGTCATCCGCCGGTTAGGAAGTCACATCCCTATCCTTGGTGTATGTCTTGGTCATCAGGCAATTGGCGCTGCCTATGGTGGCACCGTTGTGCGCGCACCAATGGTAATGCATGGGAAGCTATCACCGATCTATCACAATGCTCAGGGCGTGTTTGCTGGTTTGCCCTCGCCATTTCAGGCAACACGCTACCATTCGCTCGTGGTGCGACGAGAAGATTTACCGGCTGAATTAGAGATAACGGCGTGGACGGAAGACGGCATTATTATGGGTCTACGTCACCGCTCATTGCCGGTCGAAGGTGTGCAATTCCATCCCGAATCGATCATGACCGAGCATGGGAAACAGATGTTAGCTAATTTTCTGGTCGAAACATACGCTCATAGCAGTTGAGAAGCGTACAGAGAGTTTCCTGGCAAAAATCACAGTGGCGGCTTCTCAGCCGGCTCTTCTTTTGTGATAAACGCGAAGAGGCGGTTTGCGAACCGCCCCTCTATGACTGTTTTGTTGCATGCACGGTGAGCTGTTGCGAATTCTATACGCTTATCCACGCCCGTTAAGTTCTGCTAAACCGGCTATCACCTCTTCACGCGATAAACTGGCTGCTGTTAATACCTCATCACTACAGGCTTGTAGCCGTAGGTAAAACGCACGAGCTGCTGCCCACCAACCGTCGGGATCACGCACCAGTAATTCGTGAATGATGTTTTCGCTCCGCGCCAGATCACCTGCTTGCTCACAAAACGAAAAGAGTGCCGCCAGCGTTGACATAGGCAGATCGTAATCTTGCAGCAGCAGCAGGAGATCGGCATAATGTGGCGTATAATCGGGCAACGGAGCCGGTGCAGCCAACGCACACTCAATCACCAGTTGTAACGCCAGCAGTGCCCGTTCTGCCGCTGACTCTGAGTCATTATCATCGGCTAGTACACGTGCCTCAACAGCGAGGAGTGCCGCAAGATATGCTCCCTCACTCCACCAGTCTTCAGTCTGATTGTGGAAACGGAGTAGCGCCAGCAACTGCCGATCGCTCATTCTAGCGACCTGGTCGCTCCCTACGCCCAGTCGGTCACGGTAAGCGTTATCGATGGCAATCCGCACCAGTGGTGAATGACCTGCGCGGTAAAGACCAAGGATGTGGCGAATGATCGCACCAAACTGGGCAATCAACCGTAGAATGTAGTCGTCGCGGTACATACTAGCATCTTATCTGAAAACGACGTGCTCAGCAAATGGCTGCACAACACGCGATTACCCAGGCCGTTGCCCCTCACAATACATGATCACCGGTAAGCATCCATACTTGTGGTATGATACTTCGTGCAGAGGTCGGCTAGAGGAGGATTTTTTATGGAGCAACCTTTCATTGGAAAGGTCGCGCTGGTGACCGGCGCGGCAGCCGGTATTGGGCGCGCTTCAGCACTGGCGTTCGCCCGTGAAGGAGCGAAAGTTGTCGTTGCTGACGTAAATGTTGAAGGCGGTGAAGAGACAGTTGCGATGTGTCGGGCAGCGAACACCGACGCCATATTTGTGCGTTGTGATGTTGCTCAACGCAGTGAGGTTGAAGAGTTGATCAACCGTGCCGTTGATACATTCGGTCGGATCGATTTTGCCCACAACAACGCCGGCATCGAAGGGGTGCAGGCAATGCTGGTCGATTACCCCGAAGAAGTGTGGGATCGGGTGATCGAAATTAATCTCAAAGGTGTGTGGTTGTGCATGAAGTACGAAATTCGGCACATGCTCCAGCAGGGTGGTGGTGCTATTGTCAATACATCATCTGTAGCCGGTCTCACCGGTTCGCGCGGGGTTTCGGCTTATGTAGCCAGTAAACACGGGATCGTTGGCATCACGCGCGCCGCAGCGTTGGAATATGCTCGCAATGGTATTCGGGTAAATGCGGTCTGTCCTGGTACAATCCACACCGCTATGATCGATCGGTTTACTCATGGTGATCCCGACATGCTGGCGCAGTTTGCCGAGGGTGAACCGATTGGCCGCCTGGGCACGCCTGAAGAAGTAGCCAATGCCGTTGTCTGGCTCTGCTCCGATAAGGCCTCGTTCGTTACCGGAGCAACCCTAGCGGTTGACGGGGGCCGATTGGCGTAGGATGGGCTGATACCGTTGTCCCGATCAGAGCCTTTCAACGTTCGTTTCCTACCCGGTTATAGTGTTATTGTAATGATGGTTGACGCTGTTTCGGCTGTTGACACGGTTCCACAGGCTTGTCAATGCGTCAAG comes from Chloroflexus sp. Y-396-1 and encodes:
- a CDS encoding HD domain-containing phosphohydrolase — translated: MAVWEKQPQRFLEIIQRANQIAASTQLDDLLDHLLDLIIEITASEAGTLYLYDAATDELIFKVVKGSPAGETLIGRRLPANTGLAGYALQHRQPFFVEDVANHPRWNRSFGEMGELTLHTMFCIPLMLRGEPVGVVQVFNLPFTSIDDQDEILLLEVLTSRLVTEIEKARLLEETRRRERRQHALVEIVSRLTTTLERDELLRRIMNYACELLAVEAASIWLIDQKRNDLVLHIAGGKDQERVESLRVPRGQGIIGYVIETGETVVVNDVQRDHRFYKRLDQQSGFQTRAILCVPLRAPRIVLGGERGEVEGRIIGGAQALNPRNGQPFSAEDITLFQTLASQAATVIRLAELYRETDSLFTRMIEAITGAIDLKDPYTRGHSQRVSDFSVAIGQELGLSHEQLYQLRIASKLHDVGKIRVPDHILKKPGRLSEEEFVEMRQHPVYGLEFLRDNGLLELDLLRESWTALAQHHERLDGRGYPFGLKGEDISLFGRIVAVADVFDALTSHRPYRPPMPTEEALALLQRGAGTEFDPLCVEALIRARSRGTILTQDEREKVATA
- a CDS encoding aminodeoxychorismate/anthranilate synthase component II, giving the protein MRVLLIDNYDSFTYNLYQYLCELGAEVEVVRNDQITVTEVAQRHPDRIVISPGPCTPAEAGISVEVIRRLGSHIPILGVCLGHQAIGAAYGGTVVRAPMVMHGKLSPIYHNAQGVFAGLPSPFQATRYHSLVVRREDLPAELEITAWTEDGIIMGLRHRSLPVEGVQFHPESIMTEHGKQMLANFLVETYAHSS
- a CDS encoding DUF6483 family protein; the protein is MYRDDYILRLIAQFGAIIRHILGLYRAGHSPLVRIAIDNAYRDRLGVGSDQVARMSDRQLLALLRFHNQTEDWWSEGAYLAALLAVEARVLADDNDSESAAERALLALQLVIECALAAPAPLPDYTPHYADLLLLLQDYDLPMSTLAALFSFCEQAGDLARSENIIHELLVRDPDGWWAAARAFYLRLQACSDEVLTAASLSREEVIAGLAELNGRG
- a CDS encoding SDR family oxidoreductase; the protein is MEQPFIGKVALVTGAAAGIGRASALAFAREGAKVVVADVNVEGGEETVAMCRAANTDAIFVRCDVAQRSEVEELINRAVDTFGRIDFAHNNAGIEGVQAMLVDYPEEVWDRVIEINLKGVWLCMKYEIRHMLQQGGGAIVNTSSVAGLTGSRGVSAYVASKHGIVGITRAAALEYARNGIRVNAVCPGTIHTAMIDRFTHGDPDMLAQFAEGEPIGRLGTPEEVANAVVWLCSDKASFVTGATLAVDGGRLA